Proteins from a genomic interval of Pseudomonas sp. RC10:
- a CDS encoding N-acyl homoserine lactonase family protein, with translation MNTPSTVRPNWTDPEVIVVRYGTRQTTKSECYYNFRAYREPDAEITMDYFFWIFRNAEQTIVIDTGFSPEAATARKRQPVVAPADALARLGIDPKEVKLLVLTHAHYDHAGNLGLYPNAKIVMSRKEFDFWGTDMGKRPQYGHHIDPLDIERIQALHHEGRITLLDEKQNTLIPGIELYELGGHTPGQMAVVVEMPEGPVILASDAIHYYDELEQDRPFAVLDSLADMYQGYERIREWLQRPGAVVIPGHDPDVMNRFAPVDPSDPSFAVRIDANGAGV, from the coding sequence ATGAACACACCCTCGACCGTCAGACCGAACTGGACCGACCCCGAAGTGATCGTGGTGCGTTATGGCACCCGGCAGACCACCAAAAGCGAGTGCTATTACAACTTCCGCGCCTACCGGGAACCGGACGCGGAAATCACCATGGATTATTTTTTCTGGATCTTCCGCAACGCCGAGCAAACCATCGTCATCGACACCGGTTTCAGCCCGGAGGCCGCAACCGCACGCAAACGCCAACCGGTGGTGGCGCCTGCCGATGCCTTGGCCCGCCTGGGCATCGACCCCAAAGAGGTCAAGTTGCTGGTGTTGACCCACGCCCACTACGACCACGCCGGGAACCTGGGTCTGTACCCGAACGCGAAGATTGTCATGTCGCGCAAGGAGTTCGACTTCTGGGGCACCGACATGGGCAAGCGCCCGCAGTACGGCCACCACATCGACCCACTGGACATCGAACGCATTCAGGCGCTGCACCATGAAGGCCGCATTACCTTGCTCGACGAAAAACAGAACACGCTGATCCCCGGCATCGAGCTGTACGAACTCGGCGGCCACACGCCGGGCCAGATGGCGGTGGTGGTGGAAATGCCCGAAGGCCCGGTGATCCTCGCATCGGATGCCATTCACTATTACGACGAACTGGAGCAGGACCGGCCCTTCGCCGTGCTCGACAGCCTGGCCGACATGTACCAGGGCTACGAGCGCATTCGCGAATGGCTGCAACGCCCCGGCGCGGTGGTGATTCCCGGCCATGACCCGGACGTGATGAACCGTTTCGCGCCGGTCGATCCGAGCGATCCGTCGTTCGCCGTGCGCATCGATGCCAACGGAGCCGGGGTATGA
- a CDS encoding SDR family NAD(P)-dependent oxidoreductase, producing MKGRTALVTGSSDGLGLAMGTGLAAAGYHVVLHGLAMPDEVRDTCEELTSTHDVQVRYVRADLSTPEGVEALIAVAGPVDVLVNNAVIRHFAPLEDFPLARWDQALAVNITAAFLAIQRVLPGMRERQWGRIFNLSSAYGSRAIANRIDYVTTKTALLGLTRAVAVETLGQGITCNAVCPGSVMTPNIDSRLTALMAEKQLDRQTATVEFLQGKQATGRFVEASHVADLIVYLCSESAGSITGATLPVDDGWMAG from the coding sequence ATGAAAGGGCGCACGGCACTGGTGACCGGGTCGTCCGACGGCCTGGGCCTGGCGATGGGCACCGGGCTGGCCGCAGCGGGTTACCACGTTGTGCTGCACGGTTTGGCCATGCCCGATGAGGTGCGCGACACCTGCGAAGAACTGACGAGCACTCACGATGTGCAGGTGCGTTACGTGCGCGCTGACCTGTCCACACCTGAAGGCGTCGAAGCGCTGATCGCAGTGGCGGGGCCGGTCGATGTGCTGGTGAACAACGCGGTGATCCGGCATTTCGCGCCGCTGGAAGACTTCCCGCTGGCGCGCTGGGATCAGGCGTTGGCAGTGAACATCACGGCCGCATTTCTGGCGATTCAGCGGGTGCTGCCGGGCATGCGTGAACGTCAATGGGGACGCATCTTTAACCTGTCGTCCGCCTATGGCTCTCGGGCCATCGCCAACCGCATTGATTACGTCACCACCAAGACGGCGCTGCTGGGCCTGACCCGCGCCGTGGCGGTGGAAACCCTGGGGCAGGGCATCACGTGCAACGCCGTGTGCCCCGGCTCGGTGATGACGCCGAACATCGACAGCCGACTGACCGCGCTGATGGCTGAAAAACAGCTCGACCGCCAGACCGCTACCGTTGAGTTTTTGCAGGGCAAACAGGCCACAGGGCGCTTTGTCGAGGCCAGCCACGTGGCCGACCTGATCGTCTACCTGTGCAGCGAATCGGCAGGGTCGATCACCGGCGCGACATTGCCGGTGGATGACGGGTGGATGGCGGGGTGA